Proteins from one Telopea speciosissima isolate NSW1024214 ecotype Mountain lineage chromosome 1, Tspe_v1, whole genome shotgun sequence genomic window:
- the LOC122643138 gene encoding mannose-1-phosphate guanylyltransferase 1-like isoform X2, translating to MKALILVGGFGTRLRPLTLSVPKPLVDFANKPMILHQIEALKAIGVTEVVLAINYQPEVMLNFLKEFETKLEIKITCSQETEPLGTAGPLALARDKLIDGSGEPFFVLNSDVISEYPLKEMIDFHKSHGGEASIMVTKVDEPSKYGVVVMEESTGKVDKFVEKPKLFVGNKINAGMYLLNPSVLDRIELRPTSIEKEVFPKIAAEQKLYAMVLPGFWMDIGQPKDYITGLRLYLDSLRKKFSSKLASGSHIVGNVLVDESAVIGEGCLIGPDVAIGPGCVVESGVRLSRCTVMRGVRIKKHACISGSIIGWHSTVGQWARVENMTILGEDVHVCDEVYSNGGVVLPHKEIKSSILKPEIVM from the exons ATGAAGGCACTTATTCTTGTTGGAGGGTTTGGAACACGGTTGAGGCCATTGACACTTAGTGTCCCAAAGCCGCTGGTTGATTTCGCTAACAAACCTATGATTCTGCATCAG ATAGAAGCTCTCAAAGCAATTGGAGTAACTGAAGTGGTTTTGGCTATCAATTACCAACCAGAG GTGATGCTCAACTTCTTGAAGGAATTTGAGACAAAGCTTGAGATTAAGATCACCTGTTCACAGGAGACTGAACCACTTGGAACTGCTGGTCCTCTGGCTTTGGCTAGGGACAAACTGATTGATGGTTCTGGTGAGCCATTTTTTGTCCTCAACAGTGATGTTATCAGTGAGTATCCACTCAAAGAAATGATTGACTTTCACAAATCCCATGGTGGTGAGGCTTCCATTATGGTGACCAAG GTGGATGAGCCATCCAAATATGGTGTTGTGGTTATGGAAGAATCAACGGGGAAAGTTGATAAATTTGTGGAAAAGCCAAAATTATTTGTGGGTAACAAGATCAATGCTGGGATGTATCTGTTGAACCCATCTGTTCTTGATCGCATAGAACTGAGGCCAACATCAATTGAGAAAGAGGTGTTCCCCAAGATTGCTGCGGAGCAGAAGCTATATGCAATGGTCCTACCTGGATTCTGGATGGATATTGGACAACCAAAGGATTACATCACTGGTCTGAGACTCTACCTGGATTCCTTAAGGAAGAAATTCTCATCCAAGTTGGCCTCTGGGTCTCACATTGTTGGAAATGTTCTGGTAGATGAGAGTGCTGTGATCGGAGAGGGCTGTCTGATAGGGCCAGATGTCGCAATTGGACCAGGATGTGTAGTCGAATCAGGTGTCAGACTCTCACGTTGTACGGTGATGAGAGGGGTTCGTATTAAAAAGCATGCATGCATCTCCGGCAGCATCATCGGGTGGCACTCCACTGTTGGGCAGTGGGCCCGTGTTGAGAACATGACTATCCTTGGAGAAGATGTTCACGTTTGTGATGAAGTCTACAGCAATGGGGGTGTGGTTCTACCTCACAAGGAGATCAAGAGTAGCATTCTGAAGCCGGAAATCGTCATGTGA
- the LOC122658982 gene encoding CASP-like protein 5B2 — MKIFFGSPGTVSGLLLRIGQCFCAAASIGTMASASKFNNYTAFCYLVASMALQVLWSMALACLDAYALMMKRDLQNPLLVSLFVVGDWVTATLSLAAACSSAGVTVLFTRDLDFCKLLSHVSCGRFQISVALAFVTWFLIAVSSLVMFWLAASV, encoded by the exons ATGAAGATCTTCTTTGGAAGCCCTGGTACGGTTAGTGGACTTCTTCTGAGGATAGGACAGTGTTTTTGCGCTGCTGCTTCCATTGGAACGATGGCGTCTGCCTCTAAGTTTAACAACTACACAGCTTTCTG TTATTTAGTTGCTTCAATGGCACTTCAAGTACTCTGGAGCATGGCACTTGCATGTCTTGATGCTTATGCTTTGATGATGAAGAGGGACCTCCAGAATCCTCTATTAGTGAGCCTGTTTGTAGTTGGTGACTGG GTAACAGCAACTCTATCACTTGCAGCAGCATGCTCATCGGCGGGGGTGACAGTTCTATTTACTAGGGACTTGGATTTCTGCAAGTTACTATCTCATGTCTCTTGCGGCAGGTTCCAGATCTCTGTAGCTCTGGCTTTTGTTACATGGTTCCTCATTGCTGTATCTTCTCTTGTAATGTTTTGGCTAGCGGCCTCTGTTTGA
- the LOC122643138 gene encoding mannose-1-phosphate guanylyltransferase 1-like isoform X1 has protein sequence MGKAGIFTMKALILVGGFGTRLRPLTLSVPKPLVDFANKPMILHQIEALKAIGVTEVVLAINYQPEVMLNFLKEFETKLEIKITCSQETEPLGTAGPLALARDKLIDGSGEPFFVLNSDVISEYPLKEMIDFHKSHGGEASIMVTKVDEPSKYGVVVMEESTGKVDKFVEKPKLFVGNKINAGMYLLNPSVLDRIELRPTSIEKEVFPKIAAEQKLYAMVLPGFWMDIGQPKDYITGLRLYLDSLRKKFSSKLASGSHIVGNVLVDESAVIGEGCLIGPDVAIGPGCVVESGVRLSRCTVMRGVRIKKHACISGSIIGWHSTVGQWARVENMTILGEDVHVCDEVYSNGGVVLPHKEIKSSILKPEIVM, from the exons ATGG GAAAGGCAGGGATATTCACAATGAAGGCACTTATTCTTGTTGGAGGGTTTGGAACACGGTTGAGGCCATTGACACTTAGTGTCCCAAAGCCGCTGGTTGATTTCGCTAACAAACCTATGATTCTGCATCAG ATAGAAGCTCTCAAAGCAATTGGAGTAACTGAAGTGGTTTTGGCTATCAATTACCAACCAGAG GTGATGCTCAACTTCTTGAAGGAATTTGAGACAAAGCTTGAGATTAAGATCACCTGTTCACAGGAGACTGAACCACTTGGAACTGCTGGTCCTCTGGCTTTGGCTAGGGACAAACTGATTGATGGTTCTGGTGAGCCATTTTTTGTCCTCAACAGTGATGTTATCAGTGAGTATCCACTCAAAGAAATGATTGACTTTCACAAATCCCATGGTGGTGAGGCTTCCATTATGGTGACCAAG GTGGATGAGCCATCCAAATATGGTGTTGTGGTTATGGAAGAATCAACGGGGAAAGTTGATAAATTTGTGGAAAAGCCAAAATTATTTGTGGGTAACAAGATCAATGCTGGGATGTATCTGTTGAACCCATCTGTTCTTGATCGCATAGAACTGAGGCCAACATCAATTGAGAAAGAGGTGTTCCCCAAGATTGCTGCGGAGCAGAAGCTATATGCAATGGTCCTACCTGGATTCTGGATGGATATTGGACAACCAAAGGATTACATCACTGGTCTGAGACTCTACCTGGATTCCTTAAGGAAGAAATTCTCATCCAAGTTGGCCTCTGGGTCTCACATTGTTGGAAATGTTCTGGTAGATGAGAGTGCTGTGATCGGAGAGGGCTGTCTGATAGGGCCAGATGTCGCAATTGGACCAGGATGTGTAGTCGAATCAGGTGTCAGACTCTCACGTTGTACGGTGATGAGAGGGGTTCGTATTAAAAAGCATGCATGCATCTCCGGCAGCATCATCGGGTGGCACTCCACTGTTGGGCAGTGGGCCCGTGTTGAGAACATGACTATCCTTGGAGAAGATGTTCACGTTTGTGATGAAGTCTACAGCAATGGGGGTGTGGTTCTACCTCACAAGGAGATCAAGAGTAGCATTCTGAAGCCGGAAATCGTCATGTGA